A window of the Lactuca sativa cultivar Salinas chromosome 7, Lsat_Salinas_v11, whole genome shotgun sequence genome harbors these coding sequences:
- the LOC111890945 gene encoding protein DETOXIFICATION 40 isoform X2, which yields MLGMGSAVETLCGQAFGARKYDMLGVYLQRSVIVLTITGIPITLVYVFSKPMLLLLGQSPSMASAATLFVYGLIPQVFAYAINFPIQKFLQAQSIVAPSAYISAGALVVHLILSWVMVYKFGLGLIGASLTLSLSWWIIVFAQFVYILTSDRCKETWNGFSSNAFCGLWEFVKLSSGSAVMLCLETWYYQILVLIAGLLQDPQLALDALSVCMGVSALLFMVSVGFNAAASVRVGNELGAGNPKSAAFSVVTVTVVSFLISVVEAMIVLSTRHVISYAFTSGETVANAVSDLCPLLAITIILNGIQPVLSGVAVGCGWQAFVAYVNVGCYYVVGIPLGCVMGFYFNLGVKGIWSGMIGGTAMQTVILLWSTFRTDWNKEVEKASKRLDKWEANKETLLKK from the exons ATG CTAGGAATGGGCAGTGCAGTGGAGACGCTATGTGGCCAAGCTTTTGGGGCACGAAAATATGATATGCTTGGAGTATACCTTCAACGATCCGTGATCGTTCTTACAATCACAGGAATCCCGATCACTCTGGTTTACGTGTTTTCTAAACCAATGTTGCTTTTACTCGGTCAGTCGCCATCAATGGCGTCAGCAGCCACCCTATTCGTCTATGGTCTCATTCCTCAAGTATTCGCATACGCCATTAACTTTCCTATACAGAAATTTCTTCAAGCTCAAAGTATTGTGGCGCCAAGTGCATATATTTCAGCTGGAGCCCTAGTTGTGCACCTGATTCTTTCTTGGGTCATGGTGTACAAGTTCGGGTTAGGCTTGATTGGCGCTTCGTTGACTCTAAGCTTGTCATGGTGGATCATAGTGTTTGCACAGTTCGTTTACATCTTGACTAGCGATAGATGTAAGGAGACATGGAACGGGTTCAGTTCTAATGCTTTCTGTGGGTTATGGGAGTTTGTAAAACTGTCAAGTGGGTCTGCTGTGATGTTGTGCTTGGAGACATGGTATTATCAAATACTAGTGTTGATTGCAGGGTTGCTTCAGGATCCCCAGTTAGCATTAGACGCACTTTCCGTTTG CATGGGGGTCAGTGCACTGCTTTTTATGGTCTCAGTTGGGTTCAATGCAGCTGCTAG TGTGAGGGTTGGCAACGAGCTTGGAGCAGGAAATCCAAAATCCGCAGCCTTTTCGGTTGTAACGGTGACCGTCGTCTCATTTCTTATATCCGTAGTCGAAGCGATGATTGTTTTGTCAACGCGACATGTTATTAGCTACGCATTTACTAGTGGTGAAACCGTTGCGAATGCAGTGTCAGATCTTTGTCCATTATTGGCCATCACTATTATTCTCAATGGCATCCAACCAGTCTTATCAg gAGTGGCTGTTGGGTGTGGATGGCAAGCATTTGTGGCGTATGTGAATGTCGGATGTTATTATGTTGTGGGCATTCCACTTGGATGTGTTATGGGCTTCTATTTCAACCTCGGAGTCAAG ggaatatGGTCAGGGATGATTGGAGGAACTGCAATGCAAACCGTTATTTTACTTTGGTCAACGTTTCGTACGGACTGGAATAAAGAG GTGGAAAAAGCTAGCAAACGTTTGGATAAATGGGAAGCAAACAAAGAAACTCTTTTGAAGAAATGA
- the LOC111890945 gene encoding protein DETOXIFICATION 40 isoform X1 has product MESQNNELHQPFVEPIQDCTAGGHGGSAELERVLSETETPLMNRLLVASRIELNLLYKLAAPAVMVYLINNAMSMSTRIFSGQLGNLELAAASLGNQGIQLFAYGLMLGMGSAVETLCGQAFGARKYDMLGVYLQRSVIVLTITGIPITLVYVFSKPMLLLLGQSPSMASAATLFVYGLIPQVFAYAINFPIQKFLQAQSIVAPSAYISAGALVVHLILSWVMVYKFGLGLIGASLTLSLSWWIIVFAQFVYILTSDRCKETWNGFSSNAFCGLWEFVKLSSGSAVMLCLETWYYQILVLIAGLLQDPQLALDALSVCMGVSALLFMVSVGFNAAASVRVGNELGAGNPKSAAFSVVTVTVVSFLISVVEAMIVLSTRHVISYAFTSGETVANAVSDLCPLLAITIILNGIQPVLSGVAVGCGWQAFVAYVNVGCYYVVGIPLGCVMGFYFNLGVKGIWSGMIGGTAMQTVILLWSTFRTDWNKEVEKASKRLDKWEANKETLLKK; this is encoded by the exons ATGGAGTCCCAAAATAACGAACTTCATCAACCTTTCGTAGAACCCATTCAAGACTGTACTGCCGGCGGACATGGTGGCAGTGCTGAGCTGGAGAGGGTGCTTTCCGAAACAGAGACACCATTAATGAACCGGCTTTTGGTGGCATCCAGGATTGAACTTAATCTTCTGTACAAGCTGGCTGCACCGGCGGTGATGGTTTACCTTATCAACAACGCCATGTCTATGTCCACCAGAATCTTTTCCGGCCAGCTTGGCAATCTAGAACTCGCTGCAGCCTCCCTTGGTAACCAGGGGATTCAACTCTTTGCCTATGGTCTCATG CTAGGAATGGGCAGTGCAGTGGAGACGCTATGTGGCCAAGCTTTTGGGGCACGAAAATATGATATGCTTGGAGTATACCTTCAACGATCCGTGATCGTTCTTACAATCACAGGAATCCCGATCACTCTGGTTTACGTGTTTTCTAAACCAATGTTGCTTTTACTCGGTCAGTCGCCATCAATGGCGTCAGCAGCCACCCTATTCGTCTATGGTCTCATTCCTCAAGTATTCGCATACGCCATTAACTTTCCTATACAGAAATTTCTTCAAGCTCAAAGTATTGTGGCGCCAAGTGCATATATTTCAGCTGGAGCCCTAGTTGTGCACCTGATTCTTTCTTGGGTCATGGTGTACAAGTTCGGGTTAGGCTTGATTGGCGCTTCGTTGACTCTAAGCTTGTCATGGTGGATCATAGTGTTTGCACAGTTCGTTTACATCTTGACTAGCGATAGATGTAAGGAGACATGGAACGGGTTCAGTTCTAATGCTTTCTGTGGGTTATGGGAGTTTGTAAAACTGTCAAGTGGGTCTGCTGTGATGTTGTGCTTGGAGACATGGTATTATCAAATACTAGTGTTGATTGCAGGGTTGCTTCAGGATCCCCAGTTAGCATTAGACGCACTTTCCGTTTG CATGGGGGTCAGTGCACTGCTTTTTATGGTCTCAGTTGGGTTCAATGCAGCTGCTAG TGTGAGGGTTGGCAACGAGCTTGGAGCAGGAAATCCAAAATCCGCAGCCTTTTCGGTTGTAACGGTGACCGTCGTCTCATTTCTTATATCCGTAGTCGAAGCGATGATTGTTTTGTCAACGCGACATGTTATTAGCTACGCATTTACTAGTGGTGAAACCGTTGCGAATGCAGTGTCAGATCTTTGTCCATTATTGGCCATCACTATTATTCTCAATGGCATCCAACCAGTCTTATCAg gAGTGGCTGTTGGGTGTGGATGGCAAGCATTTGTGGCGTATGTGAATGTCGGATGTTATTATGTTGTGGGCATTCCACTTGGATGTGTTATGGGCTTCTATTTCAACCTCGGAGTCAAG ggaatatGGTCAGGGATGATTGGAGGAACTGCAATGCAAACCGTTATTTTACTTTGGTCAACGTTTCGTACGGACTGGAATAAAGAG GTGGAAAAAGCTAGCAAACGTTTGGATAAATGGGAAGCAAACAAAGAAACTCTTTTGAAGAAATGA